Proteins encoded within one genomic window of Spirulina major PCC 6313:
- a CDS encoding DUF3370 domain-containing protein — translation MLPLMYPVLLAQAPAAFVSPAPPAQRYIVEQQDVRPLPGQLDNIPVFNSNSPEVIEGAGILLSTFPRSGTTHPHAHLNQTLEGRFDFFSHHISRPAGEKLTLYQGVLVYNASSRPVTLQVHQAVSYLNSHDAPFIDLPAQLEDPYGSIYSGPGSRLAGDVIRGVNQPYFPSQLVLRPRELRMLAVMPIPVSSARSTLMRLESSGPVYMANLALYEMPEYTSVLDLNDPTNEEPVTKVTYNPPTMRDWQNLLTQGRLATPRDRAPSNSTERYIYGRVAGISVGSEWNATLTDQPNGNTLTIPQPGESFSYPLSTTDTGTHGTDQIQSAPMLVRYSDTALRAHGNYAVHYNLKLPLHNDTNRTQTVFVTVQTPLKKSHLDDRLVFLNPPEDRIFFRGSVRLRYRDDFGRDQERYFHLVQRQGQRAEPLIEVRLRPGDRRDVQVDFLYPPDATPPQVLTVSTLGRRNLAIESPSPNPPQ, via the coding sequence ATGCTGCCATTGATGTATCCTGTTTTGCTCGCTCAAGCGCCCGCTGCCTTCGTATCCCCTGCACCGCCCGCACAACGATACATAGTTGAACAGCAGGATGTTCGGCCCCTGCCGGGACAACTCGATAATATTCCGGTCTTCAATAGTAATAGCCCAGAAGTCATCGAAGGGGCGGGTATCCTCCTCTCCACCTTTCCCCGCAGCGGCACAACCCACCCCCACGCCCACCTCAATCAAACCTTAGAGGGTCGTTTCGACTTTTTCTCCCACCACATTTCTCGGCCCGCAGGGGAAAAGCTCACCCTTTACCAAGGGGTGCTGGTTTACAATGCTTCGTCTCGTCCGGTCACGCTCCAGGTGCATCAAGCGGTGAGTTATCTTAACTCCCACGATGCCCCATTCATTGACTTGCCCGCCCAACTCGAAGACCCCTATGGCTCGATTTATTCTGGGCCCGGATCTCGCCTCGCGGGGGATGTGATTCGTGGTGTTAATCAACCCTATTTTCCTAGTCAACTGGTGCTCCGGCCCCGGGAACTGCGGATGTTAGCGGTGATGCCGATTCCGGTGAGTAGTGCGCGATCGACCTTGATGCGGCTTGAAAGTAGTGGGCCGGTGTATATGGCAAATTTGGCACTCTACGAAATGCCCGAATATACGTCCGTGCTCGATCTAAACGATCCCACCAATGAAGAACCCGTCACGAAAGTCACCTATAACCCACCCACAATGCGGGATTGGCAAAATCTCTTAACCCAGGGACGATTGGCTACACCGCGCGATCGCGCCCCGTCCAATTCGACGGAACGCTATATCTATGGCCGTGTTGCCGGGATTTCTGTGGGATCAGAATGGAACGCCACCCTGACCGATCAACCCAATGGCAACACCTTAACCATCCCCCAACCGGGCGAATCCTTTTCCTACCCCCTCAGTACCACCGACACCGGAACCCACGGCACGGATCAAATTCAAAGTGCGCCGATGCTCGTGCGCTACTCCGATACGGCCTTGCGGGCCCATGGCAATTATGCGGTGCATTACAACCTCAAATTGCCCCTTCATAACGATACGAACCGGACGCAAACGGTCTTTGTTACCGTCCAAACCCCATTAAAGAAAAGCCACCTCGACGATCGCCTTGTGTTTCTCAATCCCCCTGAAGATCGGATCTTTTTCCGGGGTTCCGTCCGTCTCCGGTATCGGGATGATTTCGGTCGGGATCAAGAACGCTATTTTCATTTGGTGCAGAGGCAGGGACAACGGGCGGAACCGTTGATTGAGGTGCGTTTACGGCCGGGCGATCGCCGCGATGTCCAAGTGGATTTCCTCTATCCTCCCGATGCTACGCCCCCCCAAGTGCTCACCGTCAGCACCCTAGGGCGACGAAATTTAGCCATCGAATCGCCCTCCCCTAACCCGCCGCAATAG
- the opcA gene encoding glucose-6-phosphate dehydrogenase assembly protein OpcA produces the protein MQTSSPPLVPLQAPKDVSIDEIEASLREIWQSYATGEDGVAATRATTFSFLVYEPDGTQHYLSALGFYTGPIDGINGARTKAAIKAAQKSYGFEVTGQADQALVKRLQAEFSQLIARDKQTPENLRTAAQYAPDLEGVGIADAIAASNPCRIITLCPTVGEDEGVTAQVSAYCPIQKRSGSTLVCCEYITLRGTANALERIGGVISALMIQDLPKFIWWKATPHLDFDLFERLTQDCDSLIVDSSSFSHPEADLENLGQLIDQRLVIADLNWRRLAPWQELSAEAFDPPERRNHIWEVDQVVIDYEKGNPSQALMFLGWLASRLQWTPVSYHYEGGDYDIRRIQLTGKHNRTVEVELAGIPTADWGEIPGDLISLKLASSNPKADCGTVLCSETTGCMRMEAGGGAQSLRINQVSSLTDQKTEQLLGQQLQRWGQEVLYNESMLLTHKILQLAPDDLTEH, from the coding sequence ATGCAGACCTCTTCCCCTCCGTTAGTTCCGCTTCAGGCTCCGAAAGATGTCTCGATTGATGAAATTGAGGCATCCTTACGGGAAATCTGGCAAAGTTATGCCACAGGTGAGGACGGTGTCGCGGCCACACGGGCGACGACGTTTAGTTTTCTGGTCTATGAGCCGGACGGGACGCAGCATTATTTGTCGGCATTGGGGTTTTATACGGGGCCCATTGACGGGATTAATGGGGCGCGGACGAAAGCGGCGATTAAAGCGGCGCAAAAGTCCTATGGGTTTGAGGTGACGGGCCAAGCAGATCAGGCCTTGGTCAAGCGACTCCAGGCGGAGTTTAGTCAGTTGATCGCTCGTGATAAGCAAACGCCGGAAAATTTGCGCACGGCGGCCCAATATGCGCCGGATTTGGAGGGGGTGGGGATTGCGGATGCGATCGCTGCCTCCAACCCCTGCCGGATCATTACCCTCTGTCCCACCGTCGGTGAGGATGAAGGGGTCACCGCCCAAGTTTCCGCCTATTGCCCGATTCAAAAACGCAGCGGCAGCACCCTCGTCTGTTGCGAATACATCACCCTGCGCGGTACAGCCAACGCCCTCGAACGGATCGGCGGTGTGATCTCCGCGTTGATGATCCAAGACCTCCCGAAATTTATCTGGTGGAAAGCGACCCCACACCTAGACTTTGACCTCTTTGAACGTCTCACCCAAGACTGCGACAGCTTAATTGTGGATTCAAGCAGCTTCAGTCACCCGGAAGCGGACTTAGAAAACTTGGGGCAACTCATTGATCAACGTTTGGTGATTGCGGATCTGAACTGGCGGCGGTTAGCCCCTTGGCAAGAGTTGAGTGCCGAGGCCTTTGATCCCCCGGAACGCCGTAACCATATTTGGGAAGTGGATCAAGTGGTGATCGACTACGAAAAAGGCAATCCTTCCCAGGCGTTAATGTTTTTGGGGTGGTTGGCCAGTCGCTTGCAATGGACTCCGGTGAGCTACCACTACGAGGGCGGTGATTATGATATTCGCCGGATTCAACTGACGGGGAAACATAACCGCACCGTTGAAGTGGAACTCGCCGGCATTCCAACGGCGGACTGGGGCGAGATTCCGGGGGATTTAATTAGTCTCAAATTAGCTTCGAGTAACCCGAAGGCGGATTGTGGGACGGTGCTTTGTTCGGAAACGACGGGCTGTATGCGGATGGAAGCTGGGGGCGGTGCGCAATCCCTGCGGATTAATCAAGTGTCGTCTCTCACCGATCAAAAGACAGAGCAGCTTTTGGGCCAACAGTTGCAACGCTGGGGGCAAGAGGTGCTTTACAACGAGAGTATGCTGCTGACCCATAAGATTTTGCAGTTGGCCCCGGATGACTTAACGGAACATTAA
- a CDS encoding DNA double-strand break repair nuclease NurA gives MLDLTKLAGKMPAISQHLNQEAKASQIRLTRALELFQRVEGAQADWLRRQEQWRDRLLFATATPLEPLSTAQLIPPPPPRHTVFATDGSQIAPSHHEIAYCYLVNIGRVMLHYGQSLHPLLDNSPEVYYKAEDLYVSRQWGIRTEEWMGHRRTVAEAERLAEMACRWVNPPGAHHDPNLAMVDGSLIYWFLEAMPSEAREQLLPPLLAAWDTLYQARIPLMGYLSSSRSGEATNLLRLAACPFDTQDCVKQCSQESDRLPCQVIDPIRDTTLWTTLLEPGQRSTLWRSSAKILDQYPEHLQIYFCYVHVGAEVARVEVPRWVADDRALFDQALGMMLAQVHKGYGYPVALAESHNMAVVRGGDRARFFALLEQQMLRAGLKNVGTSYKEARKRGSIA, from the coding sequence ATGCTGGATCTCACGAAGTTGGCGGGAAAAATGCCCGCGATTAGTCAACACCTCAACCAAGAGGCGAAGGCGAGTCAAATTCGCCTGACGCGGGCCCTTGAACTCTTTCAACGGGTGGAGGGGGCGCAGGCGGATTGGTTGCGCCGTCAGGAGCAATGGCGCGATCGCCTCCTCTTCGCCACCGCCACCCCCCTCGAACCCCTCAGCACCGCGCAACTGATTCCCCCACCGCCGCCCCGCCACACTGTATTCGCCACCGACGGCTCCCAAATCGCCCCGTCTCACCACGAGATCGCCTACTGCTACCTCGTTAACATTGGCCGCGTCATGCTCCACTACGGCCAAAGCCTCCACCCCCTCCTCGACAACAGCCCCGAAGTGTATTACAAGGCCGAAGATCTCTATGTGTCGCGACAATGGGGCATCCGCACCGAAGAATGGATGGGCCATCGCCGCACCGTGGCCGAAGCGGAACGCTTAGCGGAAATGGCCTGCCGCTGGGTGAACCCGCCGGGGGCGCACCATGACCCCAATTTGGCGATGGTGGATGGGTCGTTGATCTATTGGTTTTTGGAGGCGATGCCCAGTGAGGCGCGGGAGCAACTGTTACCGCCGCTGCTGGCGGCGTGGGATACCCTCTATCAGGCGCGGATTCCGTTGATGGGGTATCTCAGTTCGTCCCGAAGCGGGGAGGCGACGAATTTGCTGCGGTTGGCGGCGTGCCCGTTTGATACTCAGGACTGTGTGAAGCAGTGCAGCCAGGAGAGCGATCGCCTCCCCTGTCAGGTGATCGACCCGATCCGCGATACTACCCTCTGGACGACGCTCCTCGAACCGGGACAGCGTAGCACCCTCTGGCGCAGTTCGGCGAAAATCCTCGACCAATACCCGGAACATTTGCAAATTTATTTTTGCTATGTCCATGTGGGGGCAGAGGTGGCGCGGGTGGAAGTGCCGCGCTGGGTGGCGGACGATCGCGCCCTCTTTGACCAAGCTTTGGGGATGATGTTGGCGCAGGTGCATAAGGGCTACGGCTACCCGGTGGCCTTGGCGGAGTCCCATAATATGGCGGTGGTGCGAGGGGGCGATCGCGCTCGCTTTTTCGCCCTCTTGGAACAGCAAATGCTCCGGGCTGGTTTAAAAAATGTTGGCACGTCCTACAAAGAAGCCCGCAAACGCGGCAGTATCGCCTGA
- a CDS encoding cache domain-containing protein, giving the protein MPQLLPSRGLSLRFSLIVPFLIEILIAVGLTGWFSLRNGEKAVHELAEQLQGEVSDRIQQHLENYLEKPVEINAFNAESFRLDVLTADNPQELARRFWQQIRVYESVQYIYFGSEQGGYVGAGREQDGLTLEMTANFQPGSFQIWKTNSQGQRTEFLKSEPNYDPRQRDWYQDAIARRQPDWQEVYLFVDGKLGISATHPIFDNAGRPLGVLGVDYMLKGISDFLRSVPGSSHGTTFILEQSSGSLIGSSTEEKPLIEAQTPEDESQRLAARRSSQPSIQKTTDELIRQVGSTLTLNAPLRFTYDLAGERQFVQVVPIAVGDSLDWLIVVVMPESDFMAQINANTRNTIVLCGIALAIAALLGILTARTIAAPIAHLNLAAQRLASGDFTPTVSPHYPTREVRTLAASFNQMAKQLRISFLNLEKRVAERTAELAAAKEIAEQASQAKSEFFASMTHDFCTPLNAILSHTQTLQQDATLSPQQQHTLQTIYNCGVNLLGLINTTLDLAQITAHQLDLEPRTTNLASFLSELSALLQMHTAHKGLEFVSYGPATLPIAISVDERRLQQVLVNVVSSAVKVITRGTVYFSVTEVLGLEGRDWRQRGEQSQDSTPQITLRFHLDDRGIELEPQHYPTMVVSAEPMRDRLPDLLANDLGLIISRQLLILMDSQLQITTAGQSHQFYFELTVPVVMNGNDTAHTTAPGLPTGSRNENPHSVKTESYQ; this is encoded by the coding sequence ATGCCCCAGCTACTACCCTCACGAGGATTATCGCTCCGATTTTCATTGATTGTTCCATTTTTAATCGAGATTTTAATCGCTGTTGGTTTGACGGGATGGTTTTCCTTAAGAAATGGTGAAAAAGCAGTTCATGAGCTAGCGGAACAACTTCAGGGTGAAGTGAGCGATCGCATCCAACAACACCTTGAAAACTATTTAGAAAAGCCCGTTGAAATTAATGCCTTCAATGCCGAATCATTTCGATTAGATGTCTTAACAGCCGATAATCCTCAAGAACTCGCCCGCCGTTTTTGGCAACAAATCAGGGTTTATGAATCGGTGCAATATATCTATTTCGGCAGTGAGCAAGGGGGATATGTGGGGGCAGGGCGAGAACAGGACGGCTTGACGTTAGAAATGACCGCGAATTTCCAACCGGGAAGTTTTCAAATTTGGAAAACGAATAGTCAAGGGCAACGGACAGAGTTTCTCAAAAGTGAGCCTAATTATGATCCCCGGCAGCGGGATTGGTATCAAGATGCGATCGCCCGTCGTCAACCGGATTGGCAAGAGGTTTATCTTTTCGTTGATGGCAAGCTCGGAATCTCGGCCACCCATCCCATTTTTGATAATGCAGGTCGTCCCTTAGGGGTGCTGGGGGTGGACTATATGCTCAAGGGCATTAGTGATTTTCTGCGCTCTGTGCCCGGTTCATCCCATGGCACCACCTTCATCCTGGAGCAATCGTCCGGATCATTGATCGGTTCATCAACGGAGGAAAAACCGTTAATTGAGGCCCAAACTCCAGAGGATGAATCGCAACGACTGGCGGCACGTCGCAGCAGCCAGCCCAGTATTCAAAAGACCACCGACGAATTAATCAGACAGGTGGGTAGTACCTTGACCCTCAACGCGCCGCTGCGCTTTACCTATGACTTGGCGGGCGAACGGCAGTTTGTCCAGGTTGTGCCGATTGCTGTGGGGGATAGTCTCGATTGGCTGATTGTGGTGGTGATGCCGGAATCGGATTTTATGGCCCAAATCAATGCCAACACCCGTAATACCATTGTGCTTTGTGGAATTGCATTAGCGATCGCTGCCCTCCTCGGCATTCTCACCGCTCGCACCATTGCCGCCCCCATTGCTCACCTCAACCTCGCCGCCCAACGCCTCGCCAGCGGCGATTTCACCCCCACCGTTTCACCCCACTACCCCACCCGCGAAGTTCGCACCCTCGCCGCCAGCTTTAACCAAATGGCGAAACAATTGCGCATTTCGTTCCTCAACTTGGAAAAACGGGTGGCGGAGCGCACCGCCGAACTCGCCGCCGCCAAAGAAATCGCCGAACAGGCCAGCCAGGCCAAAAGCGAATTTTTCGCCAGCATGACCCATGACTTTTGCACTCCCCTCAACGCTATCCTCAGCCATACCCAAACCTTGCAACAGGATGCCACCCTCTCGCCCCAACAGCAACACACCCTCCAAACCATTTACAACTGTGGCGTTAACCTCCTGGGCTTAATCAATACCACCCTGGATCTCGCTCAAATTACCGCCCATCAACTCGACTTAGAACCCCGCACCACAAACCTAGCCTCTTTTTTAAGCGAACTCTCCGCCCTCTTGCAGATGCACACGGCTCACAAGGGGTTAGAGTTTGTGTCCTATGGGCCCGCCACCTTGCCCATTGCCATTTCCGTGGATGAACGGCGACTTCAGCAAGTATTGGTTAATGTGGTGAGTAGTGCGGTGAAGGTGATTACCCGTGGCACTGTCTATTTTTCGGTGACGGAGGTGCTGGGGTTGGAGGGCCGAGACTGGCGACAGCGTGGAGAACAGTCCCAAGATTCCACCCCTCAGATTACCCTCCGGTTTCACCTGGATGATCGGGGGATTGAACTGGAACCGCAGCACTACCCAACGATGGTTGTTTCAGCGGAGCCGATGCGCGATCGCCTCCCCGACCTCCTCGCTAATGATCTTGGTCTCATCATCAGCCGCCAACTGCTGATCTTGATGGACAGCCAACTCCAGATCACCACCGCCGGACAGAGCCACCAATTTTACTTTGAACTCACTGTTCCCGTGGTAATGAATGGGAATGACACCGCCCACACCACTGCCCCTGGATTGCCCACGGGTTCTAGAAACGAGAATCCCCACTCCGTTAAGACGGAGAGTTATCAATAA
- a CDS encoding NAD-dependent malic enzyme, translating to MTQLTPNPSFSLTIQVELFNQPGQLAAVTNAIATSGGNIGHIRLITQSRTQSVREFIVDASSTDHADCLVAAIKALPDVTVLKVSDRTFELHQGGKICVESRIGLKEQATLAMAYTPGVGRVSKAIADDPSQVFNLTVKSNMVAIVSDGSAVLGLGNLGPEGALPVMEGKALLFKEFGGVDAFPICLATQDTEEIITTVKHISPVFGGINLEDISSPRCFEIERRLRAELDIPVFHDDQHGTAIVTLAALYNALKVVNKSIDQVKIIFNGAGAAGVAVARLIRQAGAKTLWMCDSQGILSRDRDLTPEKKEFAVEAKGTLADAMQGADVFIGLSVPGVLTPEMVKTMNPDPIVFAMANPIPEIQPELVRDLVTVMATGRSDYANQINNVLAFPGIFRGALDCRAREITSRMCLEAAAAIASLVPPQDLNPEQIIPSVFDDRVAPAVAASVKQAAREDGVSRE from the coding sequence ATGACTCAACTGACCCCCAATCCCAGTTTTAGTCTGACAATTCAGGTGGAACTCTTCAATCAACCCGGCCAACTGGCGGCCGTGACCAATGCGATCGCCACCAGTGGGGGCAATATTGGCCATATTCGCCTCATCACCCAAAGCCGGACGCAATCGGTGCGCGAATTTATTGTGGATGCGTCGAGTACGGATCATGCGGATTGTTTAGTGGCAGCGATTAAAGCCCTGCCCGATGTGACGGTGCTCAAGGTATCCGATCGCACCTTTGAACTCCACCAAGGGGGCAAAATTTGCGTTGAAAGCCGGATCGGGCTGAAGGAACAAGCGACCTTGGCGATGGCTTATACCCCTGGTGTGGGGCGTGTGTCGAAAGCGATCGCCGATGACCCGTCCCAAGTGTTTAACCTGACGGTGAAAAGTAACATGGTGGCGATCGTCAGTGATGGCAGTGCCGTGTTGGGTTTGGGAAATCTGGGCCCGGAAGGGGCGTTACCCGTCATGGAAGGCAAAGCCCTGCTCTTTAAAGAATTTGGCGGCGTGGATGCGTTTCCGATCTGTTTGGCGACCCAAGACACGGAAGAAATTATCACCACGGTGAAACACATTTCCCCGGTCTTTGGTGGGATCAATTTAGAAGATATTAGCTCGCCGCGCTGCTTTGAGATTGAACGACGGCTGCGGGCGGAACTAGATATTCCCGTGTTCCACGATGACCAACATGGCACGGCGATCGTCACCCTCGCGGCTCTCTACAATGCCCTCAAGGTGGTGAATAAATCCATCGATCAGGTGAAAATTATTTTCAATGGGGCGGGAGCGGCCGGGGTTGCGGTGGCGCGTCTGATTCGCCAAGCGGGGGCGAAAACCCTCTGGATGTGCGATTCACAGGGCATTTTGTCGCGCGATCGCGACCTCACCCCAGAAAAAAAAGAATTCGCTGTTGAGGCCAAGGGAACCTTAGCCGATGCCATGCAGGGGGCGGATGTGTTTATTGGCTTGAGTGTGCCGGGGGTGCTCACGCCGGAAATGGTGAAGACAATGAATCCTGACCCGATTGTGTTTGCGATGGCGAACCCAATTCCGGAGATTCAGCCGGAGTTGGTGCGGGATCTGGTGACGGTGATGGCGACGGGGCGCAGCGACTACGCGAACCAAATTAATAATGTTTTGGCGTTTCCGGGGATTTTTCGCGGGGCGTTGGATTGCCGAGCGCGAGAAATTACGAGCCGGATGTGTCTAGAGGCGGCGGCGGCGATCGCATCCCTCGTTCCCCCCCAAGACCTCAACCCAGAACAGATTATCCCCTCCGTCTTTGATGACCGGGTTGCCCCTGCCGTCGCCGCCTCGGTCAAACAAGCCGCCCGCGAAGATGGGGTCAGCCGCGAATAG
- a CDS encoding alpha/beta fold hydrolase encodes MNSLLQFQPPGFGPRTIVTSLGAMTYYTQTGAPWPRDGQRSPLLFLHSFGGGASAYEWSQVYSALAMDYEIIAPDLIGWGASSRPERCYSPADYEGMILALIAAVTTEPIAIAASSITGALAVRVANQAPAQVRSLFLVCPSGFRDFAEASPRRLPVEVINLPGLDQVLYTLGATTEWAVRNALENFLFADRDRITPEMVAAYLTAATQPRAAVAALAFLRGDLYFDLAADIPALTVPTTFVWGARSRFSPVAIGRRLAALNPGAIAALHTIPKTGVLPHLEQPSLVAALLRSWLTA; translated from the coding sequence ATGAATTCTCTCTTGCAATTTCAACCGCCGGGCTTTGGCCCCCGCACGATCGTCACCTCCCTCGGTGCGATGACCTACTACACCCAAACCGGGGCCCCCTGGCCGCGAGACGGCCAGCGATCGCCCCTCCTGTTTCTCCATAGTTTCGGCGGGGGTGCGTCGGCCTATGAATGGTCGCAGGTATATAGCGCCCTGGCGATGGACTATGAAATCATCGCGCCGGATCTGATCGGCTGGGGGGCATCGAGTCGCCCGGAACGGTGCTACAGTCCGGCGGATTATGAGGGGATGATCCTCGCATTGATCGCGGCGGTGACGACCGAACCGATCGCGATCGCCGCCTCTTCGATCACCGGAGCTTTGGCGGTGCGGGTGGCAAATCAAGCCCCGGCACAGGTGCGATCGCTGTTCCTTGTCTGCCCGTCGGGGTTTCGGGATTTTGCCGAGGCCAGCCCGCGCCGCCTGCCCGTGGAGGTGATCAACCTCCCCGGTCTTGACCAAGTGCTTTACACCCTCGGCGCGACGACGGAATGGGCGGTGCGCAATGCGTTGGAAAATTTTCTCTTTGCCGATCGCGATCGCATCACCCCGGAAATGGTGGCCGCCTACCTCACCGCTGCGACTCAACCCCGCGCCGCTGTGGCCGCCCTCGCTTTTTTACGCGGCGATCTTTACTTCGATTTAGCCGCCGATATCCCCGCCCTCACCGTCCCTACTACCTTTGTTTGGGGGGCGCGATCGCGCTTCAGCCCCGTCGCGATTGGTCGTCGTTTGGCCGCCTTGAATCCGGGGGCGATCGCCGCCCTGCACACCATCCCCAAGACTGGCGTGCTGCCCCACCTCGAACAGCCCAGCCTCGTCGCTGCCCTCCTCCGCTCCTGGCTCACCGCCTGA
- a CDS encoding glycosyltransferase yields the protein MRQIHLWVPNIFEFRGGIQAYSGFLLQGLQTQYPTLTIRVFLKHDRTPPAAAAKTHFQGAGWWPLWMRTWVYGLQLLWGCVRHRPDLIIATHTNFAPLGAMVQRWLGVRFWAVAHGIEVWGLGEGVLLRSLAQTERILAVSHYTRDRFLAEQPHLDPTRITVLPNTFDSDRFYPAPKPPALLHQYRLKPEQPVILTVARLDATQAYKGYDQILRALPQVRSVIPAVRYVLVGKGSDRARVEALIARLGLEEVVILAGFVPDSALVAHYHLCDLFAMPSRGEGFGIVYLEAIACGKPTLGGNQDGAIDALNGGELGVLVNPDDVDAIAQAMIRILTQTEPHPLLYNSAALRQAVIKTYGFTAFTHTLTDLIEGAGSG from the coding sequence ATGCGACAGATTCACCTCTGGGTTCCGAATATTTTTGAGTTTCGGGGTGGGATTCAGGCCTATTCTGGGTTTTTGCTCCAGGGTCTCCAAACGCAGTATCCCACCCTCACGATCCGGGTGTTTTTGAAGCACGATCGCACTCCCCCCGCTGCGGCCGCCAAGACCCATTTTCAAGGTGCAGGATGGTGGCCCCTCTGGATGCGGACTTGGGTCTATGGGCTGCAATTGCTGTGGGGTTGTGTGCGGCATCGTCCCGATCTGATTATTGCGACCCATACGAATTTTGCGCCGCTGGGGGCGATGGTTCAGCGGTGGTTGGGGGTGCGGTTTTGGGCGGTGGCCCATGGGATTGAGGTGTGGGGCTTGGGGGAGGGGGTGCTGTTGCGGAGTTTGGCCCAAACGGAGCGGATTTTGGCGGTGAGTCACTATACCCGCGATCGCTTCCTCGCCGAACAACCCCACCTCGACCCGACGCGGATCACGGTGCTGCCGAACACATTCGACAGCGATCGCTTTTATCCCGCCCCCAAACCGCCCGCATTGCTGCACCAATATCGCCTGAAGCCAGAGCAGCCCGTGATCCTAACGGTGGCGCGATTGGATGCAACCCAGGCCTATAAAGGCTATGACCAGATTTTGCGGGCATTGCCTCAGGTGCGTTCAGTGATTCCGGCGGTGCGCTATGTGCTGGTGGGGAAGGGGAGCGATCGCGCCCGTGTGGAGGCGTTGATCGCACGGTTGGGGCTGGAGGAGGTGGTGATCTTGGCGGGGTTTGTGCCCGATTCGGCCTTGGTGGCCCATTATCACCTGTGCGATTTGTTTGCGATGCCCAGTCGGGGGGAGGGGTTTGGCATTGTCTATCTGGAGGCGATCGCCTGCGGAAAACCCACCCTAGGGGGCAATCAGGACGGGGCGATCGATGCGCTGAACGGGGGCGAGTTGGGGGTTTTGGTGAATCCCGATGATGTGGATGCGATCGCCCAAGCCATGATCCGCATCCTCACCCAGACCGAACCCCATCCCCTACTCTACAATTCCGCCGCCCTCCGCCAAGCCGTGATCAAAACCTACGGCTTTACAGCCTTTACCCACACGTTGACGGATCTGATCGAGGGGGCAGGGAGCGGATGA